The following proteins are co-located in the Xiphophorus hellerii strain 12219 chromosome 2, Xiphophorus_hellerii-4.1, whole genome shotgun sequence genome:
- the exosc6 gene encoding exosome complex component MTR3 — protein sequence MPTDTKRVRGPETSQSPLLFWSRPAKVLPSHGPRADGRQRDQVDVRPVFVRCGLVSQAKGSAYIEAGSTKVLCCVYGPRETERKDETDMKSGRLTTDMRFAPFSCPERGSWIQGSQDKDFSLMLQESLQPAVCLHKYPRSQIEVNVMVLENSGSVLAHAVTCASMALADAGIEMYDLVLGCSLRQDGGSYVVDPTYPEENSWRSGSGEKQGGLTVAFLPSLNQVSGLQSDGEMAEETLTAGIRTCIEGCYKLYPVIQQALIKAVRRAALPPAES from the exons ATGCCGACCGATACGAAGCGAGTTCGCGGGCCTGAGACGTCTCAGAGTCCGCTCCTGTTCTGGTCCCGACCCGCCAAGGTTCTCCCTTCTCACGGACCCAGAGCGGACGGTCGCCAGCGGGATCAAGTTGACGTGCGGCCGGTGTTTGTCCGCTGCGGCCTGGTGAGTCAAGCTAAAGGTTCCGCTTACATCGAGGCTGGAAGCACCAAGGTGCTGTGTTGCGTTTACGGACCGCGGGAGACGGAGCGGAAAGATGAGACTGACATGAAATCTGGACG ACTGACCACCGACATGCGCTTTGCTCCGTTTTCCTGCCCGGAGCGTGGCTCCTGGATCCAGGGCAGCCAGGACAAGGACTTCTCCCTGATGCTCCAGGAGAGCCTGCAGCCGGCCGTCTGCCTCCATAAGTATCCGCGCTCTCAGATCGAGGTCAACGTCATGGTTCTGGAGAACAGCGGCTCGGTTCTGGCCCACGCCGTCACCTGCGCCTCCATGGCGTTGGCGGACGCCGGGATTGAGATGTACGACCTGGTGCTGGGCTGCTCCCTGCGCCAGGATGGCGGCTCCTACGTGGTCGACCCGACGTACCCGGAAGAGAACAGCTGGAGGTCGGGCAGCGGGGAGAAGCAGGGCGGGCTGACGGTGGCGTTCCTGCCCAGTCTGAACCAGGTATCTGGGCTGCAGTCGGACGGTGAGATGGCGGAGGAGACGCTGACGGCAGGGATTCGGACCTGCATCGAGGGATGTTATAAACTGTATCCTGTTATCCAGCAGGCTCTGATCAAGGCCGTTCGCAGGGCGGCTCTGCCACCAGCAGAGAGCTGA